In the genome of Augochlora pura isolate Apur16 chromosome 8, APUR_v2.2.1, whole genome shotgun sequence, one region contains:
- the LOC144474585 gene encoding uncharacterized protein LOC144474585 isoform X2, which translates to MDKVVVLQRMENVCRLCLSEDEPKLSVFGAQETPVSLATKIQACLSIQILATDRLSTQICAQCVKNVNQWHNYKETCLRSQDKLHQWLEKRQLASPVVVTIKDEPVDLDFLEDNVEVLSESSIASELESTNVDESLDDSANMLHVQEISDDEADDARVPPALTKPFETRIKTEPPEDCDTDCTIEIESITGSELVLNPLSNKEDRIMEADSTQKSNASASASKKKLRRGPHTHYRGPRAFKQKCLHCQIFLHSKYTYTKHMERFHSEKQNGNADEQVKIEEVEDLEEELLSMEKDAPLTQVQQNIISQLKTFSCYSCEQLFTDRRTTLSHIRQHMPDLRPYTCIACLTEFPDRSMYKLHCGASFECAMKIALVIPNQGEEKYFTCNMCLRSMPNRKELLCHLSKHSDKQYQQLVKPSRSPPKLKPISPLPAAKQESPTKKSIASSPDVPHPYKNGDPAHNHICDLCGMIYRYKPNMLKHKDLCQRLQPDHRVCYRCMHCGMTYLVFKKFHNHITQDHKKKDFFCSECGAKFRSPSEYLMHYDGHRGKINKKPVSDKNDSNVTSPQNFSPSIKDWDTFEAEMNDRRLSDSNRYSCALCNLEFATRGELAEHRNLHLKTAHKNKKIGGYECDICGKTFQEEASLKIHRGWHNRTNSRLSLRKPAAIEVDHKLAKDPLAIKPEDLYNASPDKPARARKSFPNTPPVKPEGKFQCQVCNDKFNDVTELRKHLWDIHCAHKTEKTFMNDDYTCDICNNIYPDKETLDTHMNWHKSFTSLSRVRRARHQGNFPCDICGKFYSSKKVLWRHKKLHKATSLAAATLQSANRKPLPNQHICTICHKIFCSKQSLQRHRMNIHSEMSGQPQTMFSNKRRLSLEEPSAKKMKLEEEEEEEEEEEILQKPNIVVNTVASGKKPVMCHVCRKFFANMSVLYKHKQVMHSKSTRSAKAASKPSAPPATATINQCIPVPGSDGKVCCNICYKAFNAIPSLRQHFTIKHKNTPPKFACHIDGCKMIFPSAAALRNHEMSHNNTIFNCNLCGRHVFNRQAMTDHMLTVHNTVYDAEKSKNFHRETDLTLYVVENAVDATCPHCKIKYPNNRAMKIHYFKFHDYAN; encoded by the exons ATGGACAAGGTGGTGGTGTTGCAAAGAATGGAAAATGTGTGCAGGCTTTGCCTTTCCGAAGACGAGCCGAAATTGTCGGTGTTCGGGGCGCAAGAAACTCCGGTATCACTGGCCACAAAGATACAAGCCTGCCTATCGATTCAG ATTTTAGCCACGGACAGGTTGTCCACGCAGATATGTGCACAGTGTGTTAAAAATGTGAATCAGTGGCATAATTATAAGGAGACATGTCTTCGATCACAAGATAAGTTACATCAATGGTTGGAAAAACGTCAACTAGCGAGCCCCGTG GTTGTGACAATCAAAGATGAACCTGTAGATCTAGACTTTTTGGAAGACAATGTTGAGGTCCTTTCCGAATCTTCCATCGCATCGGAACTG GAGTCTACTAACGTCGACGAAAGTTTGGATGACTCTGCAAACATGCTTCATGTCCAAGAGATAAGCGATGATGAAGCGGATGATGCAAGAGTTCCACCAGCTTTAACAAAACCTTTCGAAACACGTATAAAGACAGAGCCACCAGAGGACTGTGATACAGATTGTACTATAGAGATAGAGTCGATTACTGGCAGCGAGCTGGTGTTAAACCCCCTTTCCAACAAAGAAGATAGAATCATGGAAGCTGATTCTACGCAAAAGTCCAATGCATCAGCATCGGCGTCTAAAAAGAAACTTAGAAGAGGTCCCCATACACATTACAGGGGACCGCGTGCATTTAAGCAAAAGTGTTTGCATTGTCAAATCTTTTTGCATTCTAAATATACTTATACAAAGCACATGGAACGATTTCATTCGGAGAAGCAAAATGGTAACGCCGATGAGCAGGTGAAAATTGAAGAAGTTGAAGATCTGGAGGAGGAGCTATTGAGTATGGAGAAAGACGCGCCTCTGACTCAGGTGCAACAGAATATAATCAGCCAGCTGAAAACGTTCTCGTGTTATTCCTGTGAGCAATTATTCACCGACCGCAGAACTACACTTTCTCATATACGTCAGCACATGCCGGATCTAAGACCGTACACTTGTATCGCATGTTTAACCGAGTTCCCTGATCGCTCGATGTACAAGCTGCATTGCGGCGCGTCTTTCGAATGTGCAATGAAAATTGCTCTAGTAATACCAAACCAAGGCGAGGAGAAATATTTCACATGCAACATGTGTTTGCGCTCTATGCCAAACAGAAAGGAATTGCTCTGCCATCTTTCAAAACACTCTGACAAACAGTACCAACAGTTAGTGAAGCCATCGCGATCGCCTCCTAAACTGAAACCAATTTCTCCTCTGCCAGCTGCTAAACAAGAGTCCCCTACAAAGAAATCAATCGCAAGCAGTCCGGATGTCCCGCATCCATACAAAAACGGGGACCCGGCACATAATCATATTTGCGATTTGTGCGGCATGATCTACAGATACAAGCCTAACATGCTGAAGCATAAAGACTTGTGCCAGCGTTTACAGCCGGATCATCGAGTTTGCTACAGGTGTATGCACTGTGGAATGACCTATTTGGTGTTTAAGAAGTTCCACAACCATATCACCCAAGACCATAAAAAGAAAGACTTTTTCTGTTCCGAATGTGGCGCTAAATTCAGATCTCCCAGCGAATACTTAATGCACTACGATGGGCATCGtggtaaaataaacaaaaaaccGGTATCGGACAAGAACGACTCGAATGTCACGAGTCCCCAGAATTTCTCACCGTCTATCAAAGATTGGGACACGTTTGAGGCTGAAATGAACGACCGCAGGTTATCCGACAGCAACCGATACAGCTGTGCTTTGTGTAATTTGGAATTTGCTACCAGAGGCGAGCTGGCGGAGCACAGGAACCTTCATCTGAAG ACCGCTCACAAGAACAAGAAGATCGGCGGCTACGAGTGCGACATCTGCGGCAAGACGTTCCAAGAGGAGGCATCTCTCAAAATCCACCGGGGATGGCACAACAGAACGAACTCCAGGCTGAGCTTGCGGAAACCAGCGGCGATCGAGGTAGACCACAAGCTTGCCAAGGATCCATTGGCGATTAAACCCGAGGATTTGTACAACGCCAGCCCTGATAAACCGGCCAGAGCAAGAAAATCGTTCCCTAACACGCCGCCTGTGAAGCCCGAGGGTAAATTCCAGTGTCAGGTATGCAACGACAAATTCAACGACGTCACCGAGCTGAGGAAACACTTGTGGGACATACACTGCGCGCACAAAACCGAGAAAACGTTCATGAACGACGACTACACCTGCGACATCTGCAACAACATCTACCCGGACAAAGAGACCCTGGACACTCATATGAATTGGCACAAGTCGTTCACGAGCCTGAGCCGCGTCAGGAGAGCTAGGCACCAGGGTAACTTCCCCTGCGACATCTGCGGAAAATTCTACAGTTCGAAGAAGGTGCTATGGAGACACAAGAAGCTGCATAAGGCGACCAGTCTCGCGGCCGCTACCCTGCAATCGGCGAATAGAAAGCCGTTGCCGAATCAGCACATTTGCACCATTTGTCACAAGATCTTCTGCAGCAAACAGTCGTTGCAACGTCACAGGATGAACATCCACAGCGAGATGTCTGGCCAGCCGCAGACAATGTTCTCCAACAAGAGGAGGCTGTCCCTGGAGGAGCCCAGCGCGAAGAAGATGAAActggaggaggaagaggaagaggaagaggaagaggagatcCTGCAGAAACCGAACATAGTCGTAAACACGGTGGCCAGCGGTAAGAAGCCGGTGATGTGTCACGTTTGCAGGAAGTTCTTCGCGAACATGAGCGTATTGTACAAACACAAGCAAGTGATGCACAGCAAGTCGACCCGGTCGGCGAAGGCCGCGTCGAAACCGTCCGCGCCCCCGGCCACGGCCACGATCAACCAATGCATTCCGGTGCCAGGATCCGATGGCAAGGTCTGCTGCAACATCTGTTACAAGGCGTTCAACGCCATACCCAGCCTGCGCCAGCACTTCACCATCAAGCACAAGAACACGCCGCCCAAGTTCGCGTGTCACATCGACGGCTGCAAGATGATATTCCCGTCGGCGGCGGCCCTGAGGAACCACGAGATGTCCCACAACAACACGATCTTCAACTGCAACCTGTGCGGCCGTCACGTGTTCAACAGGCAGGCGATGACCGATCACATGCTGACGGTGCACAACACCGTCTACGACGCCGAGAAGAGCAAGAACTTTCACCGTGAAACAGACCTGACCCTTTACGTGGTGGAGAACGCGGTCGACGCGACCTGCCCCCATTGCAAGATCAAGTATCCCAACAACAGAGCCATGAAGATCCACTACTTCAAGTTCCACGACTACGCCAACTAA
- the LOC144474587 gene encoding ras-related protein Rab-37 isoform X1, which yields MSAVEEKRSVTKRSRHGSRGSRQSGSDWSSGPGTSGGARGTAQPVPSSPQASTSAFNRPQEPMGPTRRLSSRDSVDYTGQAPPEHAELFFKVILLGDSGVGKTCLLTRFRHGRFLSGNYITTVGIDFRNKVIVVDDTSVKLQIWDTAGQERFRSVTHAYYRDAHALLLLYDVTNKTSYDNIRAWLSEIRDHASEDVVIMLLGNKSDCADRVIKREDGERLAQEYKVPFMETSAKTGLNVELAFLAVARDLKAKKSDDPDDTKFNVQDYVRQQSQRSSCFNSNCLTT from the exons ATGAGCGCCGTGGAGGAGAAGCGTAGCGTGACGAAGCGTAGCAGACACGGTTCGCGTGGTAGCAGGCAGTCGGGCTCCGATTGGTCGAGCGGGCCGGGCACCTCTGGAGGGGCTAGGGGTACGGCCCAACCTGTCCCCTCCAGTCCGCAGGCGAGCACCTCAGCTTTCAACAGGCCCCAGGAGCCGATGGGCCCTACCAGGCGACTGTCCTCGCGGGACAGCGTGGACTACACAGGCCAAGCCCCACCCGAGCACGCAGAGCTCTTTTTCAAG GTGATCCTATTGGGCGACAGCGGCGTCGGGAAAACCTGTCTACTAACGCGGTTCAGGCACGGCCGTTTCCTGTCCGGCAACTACATAACTACCGTTGGCATTGACTTTAGG aaCAAAGtgatcgtcgtcgacgacacCTCCGTGAAGCTCCAGATATGGGACACCGCCGGCCAAGAGAGATTTCGCAGCGTGACGCACGCGTACTACCGGGACGCGCACG CGTTGTTGCTGCTGTACGACGTGACGAACAAGACGAGCTACGACAACATCAGGGCCTGGCTGAGCGAAATTCGGGACCACGCGAGCGAGGACGTCGTCATCATGTTGCTAG GAAACAAGTCGGACTGCGCGGACCGGGTGATCAAGAGGGAAGACGGTGAACGGCTAGCGCAAGAGTACAAAGTCCCCTTTATGGAGACCTCCGCTAAAACCGGCCTCAACGTCGAATTGGCCTTCCTCGCTGTCGCTAG GGACTTGAAGGCGAAGAAGAGCGACGACCCCGACGACACGAAATTCAACGTCCAGGACTACGTTCGTCAGCAATCGCAGCGGAGTTCCTGCTTCAACTCCAATTGCCTGACGACCTGA
- the LOC144474585 gene encoding uncharacterized protein LOC144474585 isoform X1, protein MDKVVVLQRMENVCRLCLSEDEPKLSVFGAQETPVSLATKIQACLSIQILATDRLSTQICAQCVKNVNQWHNYKETCLRSQDKLHQWLEKRQLASPVVVTIKDEPVDLDFLEDNVEVLSESSIASELESTNVDESLDDSANMLHVQEISDDEADDARVPPALTKPFETRIKTEPPEDCDTDCTIEIESITGSELVLNPLSNKEDRIMEADSTQKSNASASASKKKLRRGPHTHYRGPRAFKQKCLHCQIFLHSKYTYTKHMERFHSEKQNGNADEQVKIEEVEDLEEELLSMEKDAPLTQVQQNIISQLKTFSCYSCEQLFTDRRTTLSHIRQHMPDLRPYTCIACLTEFPDRSMYKLHCGASFECAMKIALVIPNQGEEKYFTCNMCLRSMPNRKELLCHLSKHSDKQYQQLVKPSRSPPKLKPISPLPAAKQESPTKKSIASSPDVPHPYKNGDPAHNHICDLCGMIYRYKPNMLKHKDLCQRLQPDHRVCYRCMHCGMTYLVFKKFHNHITQDHKKKDFFCSECGAKFRSPSEYLMHYDGHRGKINKKPVSDKNDSNVTSPQNFSPSIKDWDTFEAEMNDRRLSDSNRYSCALCNLEFATRGELAEHRNLHLKVKIYSCVICRSMFSSAGALEIHMKDHGIEDPGERNANSSCVEYGTINDSSEDCKLLNVSATSDPGTKKNECRECGKVFSNYANVRRHIRNIHKTNKYRVGCPQCPRKFKSKEVCNRHVATEHKTGKTMRQCPQCPKSFVFQANLNLHFQTAHKNKKIGGYECDICGKTFQEEASLKIHRGWHNRTNSRLSLRKPAAIEVDHKLAKDPLAIKPEDLYNASPDKPARARKSFPNTPPVKPEGKFQCQVCNDKFNDVTELRKHLWDIHCAHKTEKTFMNDDYTCDICNNIYPDKETLDTHMNWHKSFTSLSRVRRARHQGNFPCDICGKFYSSKKVLWRHKKLHKATSLAAATLQSANRKPLPNQHICTICHKIFCSKQSLQRHRMNIHSEMSGQPQTMFSNKRRLSLEEPSAKKMKLEEEEEEEEEEEILQKPNIVVNTVASGKKPVMCHVCRKFFANMSVLYKHKQVMHSKSTRSAKAASKPSAPPATATINQCIPVPGSDGKVCCNICYKAFNAIPSLRQHFTIKHKNTPPKFACHIDGCKMIFPSAAALRNHEMSHNNTIFNCNLCGRHVFNRQAMTDHMLTVHNTVYDAEKSKNFHRETDLTLYVVENAVDATCPHCKIKYPNNRAMKIHYFKFHDYAN, encoded by the exons ATGGACAAGGTGGTGGTGTTGCAAAGAATGGAAAATGTGTGCAGGCTTTGCCTTTCCGAAGACGAGCCGAAATTGTCGGTGTTCGGGGCGCAAGAAACTCCGGTATCACTGGCCACAAAGATACAAGCCTGCCTATCGATTCAG ATTTTAGCCACGGACAGGTTGTCCACGCAGATATGTGCACAGTGTGTTAAAAATGTGAATCAGTGGCATAATTATAAGGAGACATGTCTTCGATCACAAGATAAGTTACATCAATGGTTGGAAAAACGTCAACTAGCGAGCCCCGTG GTTGTGACAATCAAAGATGAACCTGTAGATCTAGACTTTTTGGAAGACAATGTTGAGGTCCTTTCCGAATCTTCCATCGCATCGGAACTG GAGTCTACTAACGTCGACGAAAGTTTGGATGACTCTGCAAACATGCTTCATGTCCAAGAGATAAGCGATGATGAAGCGGATGATGCAAGAGTTCCACCAGCTTTAACAAAACCTTTCGAAACACGTATAAAGACAGAGCCACCAGAGGACTGTGATACAGATTGTACTATAGAGATAGAGTCGATTACTGGCAGCGAGCTGGTGTTAAACCCCCTTTCCAACAAAGAAGATAGAATCATGGAAGCTGATTCTACGCAAAAGTCCAATGCATCAGCATCGGCGTCTAAAAAGAAACTTAGAAGAGGTCCCCATACACATTACAGGGGACCGCGTGCATTTAAGCAAAAGTGTTTGCATTGTCAAATCTTTTTGCATTCTAAATATACTTATACAAAGCACATGGAACGATTTCATTCGGAGAAGCAAAATGGTAACGCCGATGAGCAGGTGAAAATTGAAGAAGTTGAAGATCTGGAGGAGGAGCTATTGAGTATGGAGAAAGACGCGCCTCTGACTCAGGTGCAACAGAATATAATCAGCCAGCTGAAAACGTTCTCGTGTTATTCCTGTGAGCAATTATTCACCGACCGCAGAACTACACTTTCTCATATACGTCAGCACATGCCGGATCTAAGACCGTACACTTGTATCGCATGTTTAACCGAGTTCCCTGATCGCTCGATGTACAAGCTGCATTGCGGCGCGTCTTTCGAATGTGCAATGAAAATTGCTCTAGTAATACCAAACCAAGGCGAGGAGAAATATTTCACATGCAACATGTGTTTGCGCTCTATGCCAAACAGAAAGGAATTGCTCTGCCATCTTTCAAAACACTCTGACAAACAGTACCAACAGTTAGTGAAGCCATCGCGATCGCCTCCTAAACTGAAACCAATTTCTCCTCTGCCAGCTGCTAAACAAGAGTCCCCTACAAAGAAATCAATCGCAAGCAGTCCGGATGTCCCGCATCCATACAAAAACGGGGACCCGGCACATAATCATATTTGCGATTTGTGCGGCATGATCTACAGATACAAGCCTAACATGCTGAAGCATAAAGACTTGTGCCAGCGTTTACAGCCGGATCATCGAGTTTGCTACAGGTGTATGCACTGTGGAATGACCTATTTGGTGTTTAAGAAGTTCCACAACCATATCACCCAAGACCATAAAAAGAAAGACTTTTTCTGTTCCGAATGTGGCGCTAAATTCAGATCTCCCAGCGAATACTTAATGCACTACGATGGGCATCGtggtaaaataaacaaaaaaccGGTATCGGACAAGAACGACTCGAATGTCACGAGTCCCCAGAATTTCTCACCGTCTATCAAAGATTGGGACACGTTTGAGGCTGAAATGAACGACCGCAGGTTATCCGACAGCAACCGATACAGCTGTGCTTTGTGTAATTTGGAATTTGCTACCAGAGGCGAGCTGGCGGAGCACAGGAACCTTCATCTGAAGGTAAAGATTTATTCTTGCGTGATCTGTCGTAGCATGTTTAGCAGTGCGGGCGCTTTGGAGATTCACATGAAGGATCACGGCATTGAGGATCCCGGCGAGAGAAACGCCAACAGCTCGTGCGTAGAGTACGGAACTATAAACGACAGTTCAGAGGATTGCAAGCTGTTGAATGTCAGCGCCACCTCAGACCCGGGTACTAAAAAGAACGAATGCCGCGAATGCGGCAAGGTATTCTCGAATTATGCGAACGTCAGACGGCACATACGTAACATCCACAAGACGAATAAGTATCGCGTCGGTTGTCCTCAATGCCCTCGGAAATTTAAGAGCAAGGAGGTCTGCAACAGGCACGTTGCGACCGAGCACAAGACAGGCAAAACCATGCGCCAATGTCCCCAGTGCCCTAAGAGCTTTGTCTTCCAAGCCAACTTGAACCTTCATTTTCAGACCGCTCACAAGAACAAGAAGATCGGCGGCTACGAGTGCGACATCTGCGGCAAGACGTTCCAAGAGGAGGCATCTCTCAAAATCCACCGGGGATGGCACAACAGAACGAACTCCAGGCTGAGCTTGCGGAAACCAGCGGCGATCGAGGTAGACCACAAGCTTGCCAAGGATCCATTGGCGATTAAACCCGAGGATTTGTACAACGCCAGCCCTGATAAACCGGCCAGAGCAAGAAAATCGTTCCCTAACACGCCGCCTGTGAAGCCCGAGGGTAAATTCCAGTGTCAGGTATGCAACGACAAATTCAACGACGTCACCGAGCTGAGGAAACACTTGTGGGACATACACTGCGCGCACAAAACCGAGAAAACGTTCATGAACGACGACTACACCTGCGACATCTGCAACAACATCTACCCGGACAAAGAGACCCTGGACACTCATATGAATTGGCACAAGTCGTTCACGAGCCTGAGCCGCGTCAGGAGAGCTAGGCACCAGGGTAACTTCCCCTGCGACATCTGCGGAAAATTCTACAGTTCGAAGAAGGTGCTATGGAGACACAAGAAGCTGCATAAGGCGACCAGTCTCGCGGCCGCTACCCTGCAATCGGCGAATAGAAAGCCGTTGCCGAATCAGCACATTTGCACCATTTGTCACAAGATCTTCTGCAGCAAACAGTCGTTGCAACGTCACAGGATGAACATCCACAGCGAGATGTCTGGCCAGCCGCAGACAATGTTCTCCAACAAGAGGAGGCTGTCCCTGGAGGAGCCCAGCGCGAAGAAGATGAAActggaggaggaagaggaagaggaagaggaagaggagatcCTGCAGAAACCGAACATAGTCGTAAACACGGTGGCCAGCGGTAAGAAGCCGGTGATGTGTCACGTTTGCAGGAAGTTCTTCGCGAACATGAGCGTATTGTACAAACACAAGCAAGTGATGCACAGCAAGTCGACCCGGTCGGCGAAGGCCGCGTCGAAACCGTCCGCGCCCCCGGCCACGGCCACGATCAACCAATGCATTCCGGTGCCAGGATCCGATGGCAAGGTCTGCTGCAACATCTGTTACAAGGCGTTCAACGCCATACCCAGCCTGCGCCAGCACTTCACCATCAAGCACAAGAACACGCCGCCCAAGTTCGCGTGTCACATCGACGGCTGCAAGATGATATTCCCGTCGGCGGCGGCCCTGAGGAACCACGAGATGTCCCACAACAACACGATCTTCAACTGCAACCTGTGCGGCCGTCACGTGTTCAACAGGCAGGCGATGACCGATCACATGCTGACGGTGCACAACACCGTCTACGACGCCGAGAAGAGCAAGAACTTTCACCGTGAAACAGACCTGACCCTTTACGTGGTGGAGAACGCGGTCGACGCGACCTGCCCCCATTGCAAGATCAAGTATCCCAACAACAGAGCCATGAAGATCCACTACTTCAAGTTCCACGACTACGCCAACTAA